The window AGCCTTTTCGTCTGCGGTACTCAGCTCTTATTTGCCCCCAAATATCCTGTAGATTAGTCTCTCTTCCATAACTAGGTGAAATAAATGAATAGGACTTGGGCAGCGAACTCAGAAATAatcctatttttaaaatttcatccaGTATGCGACCACCAGCAGCCAGAATGTCAATTAGGTTTAGCATGGTTTCTATATGAGCATCCGCATTCCCATTCTCCTGAAGCCTGGTTGAAAAAAGCTCCATGAACAAAGCGACCTGGCTGTGATCCTCATGCCGACCGTATGCCTTCTGAAGTGCCCTCAACATTCCCTTTGCTGTCTTTTGCACCTTAACATACACAAGCTGCTTATCAGATAAACACCGAACAATAACATTCTTCGCTTTATTGTTTTGGTCGTTCCAACATGCGATTTCATCCTCTCCTGTTTCTGGAGGGTCAGTTTCAAGGGGGGCTGCTGCTCCCTCTTCCTTCAAATGAGCTTGAAGCCAGGCAGAGTAGCTCTTTTCAGTCAGCTCTGGAACAATGACTTGCTTCTGAGCCATGGTCAGCAACTGAAAgcgggagaagagaggggaaaaatCTTACTGTCAAGCTCAGCTTGGCTTCTTTGTCTGGGCAGAGTCTGGCAAAATCTTTTTTACACTTTGAACGCTTAAATTCA of the Eublepharis macularius isolate TG4126 chromosome 5, MPM_Emac_v1.0, whole genome shotgun sequence genome contains:
- the LOC129330618 gene encoding uncharacterized protein LOC129330618; this translates as MPTLLTMAQKQVIVPELTEKSYSAWLQAHLKEEGAAAPLETDPPETGEDEIACWNDQNNKAKNVIVRCLSDKQLVYVKVQKTAKGMLRALQKAYGRHEDHSQVALFMELFSTRLQENGNADAHIETMLNLIDILAAGGRILDEILKIGLFLSSLPKSYSFISPSYGRETNLQDIWGQIRAEYRRRKGYCHQNKHNTDSNYLLREAGPRRAVTKPIDWRKPNPGGRRTAPRCFKRNKPGHLQRQCLNS